Proteins encoded by one window of Culicoides brevitarsis isolate CSIRO-B50_1 chromosome 2, AGI_CSIRO_Cbre_v1, whole genome shotgun sequence:
- the LOC134830056 gene encoding peroxisomal acyl-coenzyme A oxidase 3 isoform X1, with product MSQIMNDQNWRILDFQMSRKVDTSFIPDLPAGALDEHRAKHLDWKRLRLVFEPESVLRIKYHVWEVLEKDPLFRKPLCTLPVDEQKRRAAVQMNRVADYNFAPKEVQEDAYKPRIRHLMSVNEALFAICPSLSVKMALGIGLFTNAILAMGSERHMPIFHGAFNREVVTCLAITEVSHGSNTKRIRTTATYDPKTQEFIINTPDFEAAKCWVGNLGKTATIALTFAILYTPDGQNHGLHGFLIPIRDPNTFQPYPGVTVGDIGEKIGLNGIDNGWVMFNNYRIPRINLLNRTGDVTEEGVYESVFTEPSKMLGAALESFSAGRLGIMQESSNTISHAAVIAVRYAALRKQFGYERNGKEVPIIEYQMHQWRIFPYLAAACVMKVAVFELTEIYLETIQKSQKEQNGFEMLSQAVAEIHALVTSSKAISTWTTRDALQECREACGGHGFLKAANLGDLRNNHEPSVTYEGDNNVLGQQASNWLLRQWNEKVESPFGIAEFINRRDEILRQTFEQSKILYGGVTIEFLLHCYEWLMCHLLTKIAAEMNDAKKNGKNLFKTRNDTQIYKARTLTRALAEYYNLRVFLNRCKRNDVTREMKPVLKQIQLIYGLWSLDKHLATFYIGGFANGAEFGDLVREQLLDLCAKFKDVAVTVADSIAPPDWVLCSVIGKADGKLYDNLQKAFMTNPGAMERAEWWEEILPRKLKLPAAKL from the exons ATGTCACAAATAATGAACGATCAAAATTGGAGAATTTTGGATTTTC AAATGAGTCGCAAAGTTGATACTTCGTTCATCCCCGATTTGCCGGCAGGAGCTTTAGACGAGCATCGTGCGAAACATCTCGATTGGAAGCGCCTTCGACTGGTTTTTGAGCCAGAATCTGTTCTCAGAATAAAATATCATGTCTGGGAAGTACTTGAAAAAGATCCGTTATTCCGGAAACCACTTTGTACATTGCCAGTTGATGAGCAGAAGAGACGAGCTGCGGTTCAAATGAATCGTGTTGCGGATTATAATTTTGCTCCGAAGGAAGTTCAGGAGGATGCGTACAAGCCAAGG atTCGTCACTTGATGAGCGTCAACGAAGCCCTTTTCGCCATTTGCCCGAGTCTCTCCGTAAAAATGGCTCTCGGCATCGGTTTATTCACGAATGCCATTCTCGCCATGGGCTCCGAGCGTCACATGCCCATTTTCCACGGAGCTTTTAATCGCGAAGTTGTCACGTGTCTCGCCATTACCGAAGTCTCGCACGGCAGCAATACCAAAAGAATTCGAACAACAGCCACATACGATCCAAAAACACAAGAATTCATCATCAACACGCCAGATTTCGAGGCAGCCAAATGTTGGGTTGGAAATTTGGGCAAAACAGCAACAATCGCTTTGACGTTTGCCATTCTTTACACGCCCGATGGACAAAATCACGGTTTGCACGGGTTTTTGATACCAATTCGCGATCCAAATACGTTCCAACCGTATCCGGGAGTGACTGTCGGCGACATTGGGGAGAAAATCGGGTTGAATGGCATCGATAATGGCTGGGTGATGTTCAATAATTACCGGATTCCGCGAATTAATTTGCTAAATCGCACGGGAGACGTCACGGAAGAGGGAGTTTATGAGAGTGTTTTTACCGAACCGAGCAAAATGTTGGGCGCAGCGTTGGAATCTTTCTCTGCGGGACGTTTGGGGATCATGCAAGAGTCGTCGAACACGATTTCGCATGCAGCGGTGATTGCAGTTCGTTATGCGGCGTTGAGGAAACAATTTGGTTACGAGAGAAATGGGAAGGAAGTACCAATTATCGAGTATCAAATGCAC caaTGGAGAATTTTTCCGTACCTCGCAGCTGCTTGCGTAATGAAAGTTGCCGTTTTTGAGTTGAccgaaatttatttagaaaccATACAAAAATCTCAGAAGGAACAAAATGGCTTCGAAATGCtc tcacaaGCTGTTGCTGAAATCCACGCTTTAGTGACGTCATCGAAGGCGATATCGACATGGACCACTCGTGATGCCCTCCAAGAGTGTCGAGAGGCTTGCGGAGGTCACGGATTCTTAAAAGCTGCCAATTTAGGAGATTTGCGGAACAATCATGAGCCAAGTGTGACGTACGAGGGCGATAATAACGTCTTGGGACAACAAGCATCGAACTGGTTGCTGCGTCAATGGAACGAAAAAGTCGAAAGTCCCTTTGGAATTGCCGAATTTATCAATCGGAGGGACGAAATTCTGCGACAAACCTTCGAACagagtaaaattttgtatggcGGAGTGACAATTGAAT ttcttttaCATTGCTACGAATGGTTGATGTGTCATTTACTCACAAAAATTGCGGCGGAAATGAACGACGCGAAGAAAAATGGAAAGAATCTCTTCAAAACGCGAAATGACACACAAATTTACAAGGCGAGGACATTAACGCGCGCTCTTGCCGAGTACTACAATTTGCGAGTTTTTCTGAATAGGTGCAAGAGAAATGACGTTACGCGCGAAATGAAGCCCGTTTTGAAGCAAATTCAGCTGATTTATGGATTGTGGTCGTTGGACAAGCATCTGGCGACGTTCTATATCGGGGGATTTGCGAATGGCGCGGAATTTGGGGATTTGGTAAGAGAACAACTGCTGGATTTGTGTGCGAAATTTAAAGATGTTGCAGTGACCGTTGCTGATTCTATCGCGCCGCCAGACTGGGTGCTGTGTTCTGTTATTGGAAAAGCAGATGgaaag CTGTACGACAACCTACAAAAAGCATTTATGACAAACCCAGGTGCCATGGAACGCGCTGAATGGTGGGAGGAAATACTTCCGCGAAAACTAAAGCTACCGGCGGCAAAGCTTTGa
- the LOC134830056 gene encoding peroxisomal acyl-coenzyme A oxidase 3 isoform X2: MSRKVDTSFIPDLPAGALDEHRAKHLDWKRLRLVFEPESVLRIKYHVWEVLEKDPLFRKPLCTLPVDEQKRRAAVQMNRVADYNFAPKEVQEDAYKPRIRHLMSVNEALFAICPSLSVKMALGIGLFTNAILAMGSERHMPIFHGAFNREVVTCLAITEVSHGSNTKRIRTTATYDPKTQEFIINTPDFEAAKCWVGNLGKTATIALTFAILYTPDGQNHGLHGFLIPIRDPNTFQPYPGVTVGDIGEKIGLNGIDNGWVMFNNYRIPRINLLNRTGDVTEEGVYESVFTEPSKMLGAALESFSAGRLGIMQESSNTISHAAVIAVRYAALRKQFGYERNGKEVPIIEYQMHQWRIFPYLAAACVMKVAVFELTEIYLETIQKSQKEQNGFEMLSQAVAEIHALVTSSKAISTWTTRDALQECREACGGHGFLKAANLGDLRNNHEPSVTYEGDNNVLGQQASNWLLRQWNEKVESPFGIAEFINRRDEILRQTFEQSKILYGGVTIEFLLHCYEWLMCHLLTKIAAEMNDAKKNGKNLFKTRNDTQIYKARTLTRALAEYYNLRVFLNRCKRNDVTREMKPVLKQIQLIYGLWSLDKHLATFYIGGFANGAEFGDLVREQLLDLCAKFKDVAVTVADSIAPPDWVLCSVIGKADGKLYDNLQKAFMTNPGAMERAEWWEEILPRKLKLPAAKL; encoded by the exons ATGAGTCGCAAAGTTGATACTTCGTTCATCCCCGATTTGCCGGCAGGAGCTTTAGACGAGCATCGTGCGAAACATCTCGATTGGAAGCGCCTTCGACTGGTTTTTGAGCCAGAATCTGTTCTCAGAATAAAATATCATGTCTGGGAAGTACTTGAAAAAGATCCGTTATTCCGGAAACCACTTTGTACATTGCCAGTTGATGAGCAGAAGAGACGAGCTGCGGTTCAAATGAATCGTGTTGCGGATTATAATTTTGCTCCGAAGGAAGTTCAGGAGGATGCGTACAAGCCAAGG atTCGTCACTTGATGAGCGTCAACGAAGCCCTTTTCGCCATTTGCCCGAGTCTCTCCGTAAAAATGGCTCTCGGCATCGGTTTATTCACGAATGCCATTCTCGCCATGGGCTCCGAGCGTCACATGCCCATTTTCCACGGAGCTTTTAATCGCGAAGTTGTCACGTGTCTCGCCATTACCGAAGTCTCGCACGGCAGCAATACCAAAAGAATTCGAACAACAGCCACATACGATCCAAAAACACAAGAATTCATCATCAACACGCCAGATTTCGAGGCAGCCAAATGTTGGGTTGGAAATTTGGGCAAAACAGCAACAATCGCTTTGACGTTTGCCATTCTTTACACGCCCGATGGACAAAATCACGGTTTGCACGGGTTTTTGATACCAATTCGCGATCCAAATACGTTCCAACCGTATCCGGGAGTGACTGTCGGCGACATTGGGGAGAAAATCGGGTTGAATGGCATCGATAATGGCTGGGTGATGTTCAATAATTACCGGATTCCGCGAATTAATTTGCTAAATCGCACGGGAGACGTCACGGAAGAGGGAGTTTATGAGAGTGTTTTTACCGAACCGAGCAAAATGTTGGGCGCAGCGTTGGAATCTTTCTCTGCGGGACGTTTGGGGATCATGCAAGAGTCGTCGAACACGATTTCGCATGCAGCGGTGATTGCAGTTCGTTATGCGGCGTTGAGGAAACAATTTGGTTACGAGAGAAATGGGAAGGAAGTACCAATTATCGAGTATCAAATGCAC caaTGGAGAATTTTTCCGTACCTCGCAGCTGCTTGCGTAATGAAAGTTGCCGTTTTTGAGTTGAccgaaatttatttagaaaccATACAAAAATCTCAGAAGGAACAAAATGGCTTCGAAATGCtc tcacaaGCTGTTGCTGAAATCCACGCTTTAGTGACGTCATCGAAGGCGATATCGACATGGACCACTCGTGATGCCCTCCAAGAGTGTCGAGAGGCTTGCGGAGGTCACGGATTCTTAAAAGCTGCCAATTTAGGAGATTTGCGGAACAATCATGAGCCAAGTGTGACGTACGAGGGCGATAATAACGTCTTGGGACAACAAGCATCGAACTGGTTGCTGCGTCAATGGAACGAAAAAGTCGAAAGTCCCTTTGGAATTGCCGAATTTATCAATCGGAGGGACGAAATTCTGCGACAAACCTTCGAACagagtaaaattttgtatggcGGAGTGACAATTGAAT ttcttttaCATTGCTACGAATGGTTGATGTGTCATTTACTCACAAAAATTGCGGCGGAAATGAACGACGCGAAGAAAAATGGAAAGAATCTCTTCAAAACGCGAAATGACACACAAATTTACAAGGCGAGGACATTAACGCGCGCTCTTGCCGAGTACTACAATTTGCGAGTTTTTCTGAATAGGTGCAAGAGAAATGACGTTACGCGCGAAATGAAGCCCGTTTTGAAGCAAATTCAGCTGATTTATGGATTGTGGTCGTTGGACAAGCATCTGGCGACGTTCTATATCGGGGGATTTGCGAATGGCGCGGAATTTGGGGATTTGGTAAGAGAACAACTGCTGGATTTGTGTGCGAAATTTAAAGATGTTGCAGTGACCGTTGCTGATTCTATCGCGCCGCCAGACTGGGTGCTGTGTTCTGTTATTGGAAAAGCAGATGgaaag CTGTACGACAACCTACAAAAAGCATTTATGACAAACCCAGGTGCCATGGAACGCGCTGAATGGTGGGAGGAAATACTTCCGCGAAAACTAAAGCTACCGGCGGCAAAGCTTTGa